The Amycolatopsis japonica nucleotide sequence TACCCGGAAGACGACTACGACGGGTACGACAACTACGACGAGACGGCGTTGCTGTCCGAACGCGGTCACCCCGGCGGCGGCCCCGCGCCCACGCGCGCCGTCCCGATCCCCGCGGGCGGCTACGACGACGATCCCTACGACGACGATTACGACGACCCGCCCCCGCCGCCGCCCACCCGCGCGCAGACCAGCCCGGTGGACGAGGACGACGAGAAGCCGGGTGCGTGGAAGAAGCCCGCGATCATCGGCGGTGTCGTGGTCGTGGCGCTGGCCGCGCTGGGCTTCTGGCTGCTGAGCCCGAACAACCCGGAGACGCCCGCGCAGGTGGGGAACTCGTCGACGAAGCCGACTCCTTCGGCGACGTCTTCCGCTCCGGAGACGACGGAAACGCCGACGGAGACGGAGTCGGCCGAGCCGCCCAAGGAGACGACTTCGTCGAAGAAGACGTCGAGCAAGGCGAGCCAGACGGACGAGCCGGATCGGCCGACCAGTTCGAAGAGTTCCGCCAAGCCACCGTCGAAGACGACAACTCCGACGACACCGACCTCGTCCAATGAGCCGACCGAACCGTCATCGCCTCCGGCGAGTCCGTGATCCGATCCGAGGCTGCAATTGAGTTCTGAAGGTTCCATCGTCGGCGGCCGATACCGCCTCGACCAGCCCATCGGGCGTGGCCGGGCGGGCATCGTGTGGCTGGCGTTCGACACCCGTCTGCTGCGCACGGTCGCGATGAAGCGCATGTATCTGCCCGTCGGCCTCCCGCCGGACCGGGCGGAGCAGGCCAAGGCCGTCGTAGTCCAAGAAGGCAAGGACGCGGCCAAGTTCGAGCACGCCACCGCCATCAAGGTGTACGACGTGCTGCCCGACGGGCCGGACGTGTGGCTGGTGATGGAGTACATCCCGTCCCGCGGGATGGCGGCCTTCCTCGCCGAACACGGCAGGCTGACCGCGGAACAGGCGGCCGGGCTGGGCATCGTGCTCGGCCGCGCGCTGGCCGCGATGCACGAGGCCGGGGTGGTGCACCGGACGGTCGAGCCGGGCACGGTCCTGCTGGCCGACGACGGCGGCGTGAAGCTCACCGACATCGGCATCACCGGTGGCGGCCCGAGTCCGGCGTACCGCGCGCCCGAGGTGGCCCGCGGCGAACCGGCGACTTCGGCGTCCGACGTGTTCTCGCTGGGCGCGACCCTGTACACGGCCGTCGAGGGGGTGCCGCCGTTCGGTGAGGACGGCGAGTCCTCGGAACGGCCGCCGCAGACCGCCGGGCCGTTGGCCGGCGCGTTGCGCAAGATGCTGCGGGCGGAGCCGGACGCGCGGCCGACGATGGCCGACACCGTCCGCTCGCTGAACGCGATCACGGAAGGGCGGCAGACGGCGTTCATCCCGCCGACCGCCCCCGCGATGCCGACGGTCCCGGCCTCGATGCCGATCCCGACGCAGCAGCCGTCGCAGCAGCCGGTTCCGCAGTTCCCCCAGCACCAGCCGCAGCAGTATCAGCCGCCGCAGCCGCAGTACGCGCCGCCGACGCAGCAGTACGCTCCCGCTCCCGCTCCCGCCGCGCCGGCGGCCGCGAAGTCGCCGGACACCCGGAAGCTGCTGATCACGGTCGGCGCCGTCGTGGCGGCGATCCTGATCGGCGTGCTGTTCGCGGAGCTGTTCCTGATTTAGAGCCGCTCGCGGACCAGCGTCGCCAGTTCGACGGGGCGGCTGAGGTACGGGCTGTGGCTCGCGCGCCAGGTCACCGTCGTGTCGCACCGGGCGGCGAAGTGGACGACCATTTCCGGGACGAGCGCCCGGTCTTCGGTGCAGGTGACGTACGTGGTCGGGGTGTCCTTCCACGCCGAGCCTTCCGGCGACTCGTCGAAGATCGTGACGGGTTCCGGGCGCAGCAACTCCGTGGCGCGCTCGGCGACGGCGTCCGTGCAGTCGGCGTACATGGCCTCGCGGACGGCGGCGAGGTCGAGATGGGTCCAGCCTTCCTCGTCGAAGATCAAGGGCAGCTGCTGGGGTTCGCGGCCGGTTTCCTCTCTGGTCCGCTCGATCCAGTACTGCGCGGTTTCACCCGGCTCGCTGACGATCGCGGCCAGATAGATCAGGTGTGCGGTCCCCTGGAGCCCGCTGGCGGTCAGACCGCCGAAGGAATGCGCGAGCACCACCGGCGGCTCGGCCGCCTTGTCGACGATTTCCTGGACGGTCCGGGTGGTTTCGGCGATCGGGCGGCCGCCGAGGTCGGGGACGGTGACCTCGACGCCGTCCCGGCGAAGGCGTTCGACGAGGTCGTCGAAATGGGCGGGCTGGTGCCATGAGCCGTGCAGGACGATCAGGGGACGCACGGAAGTCCTTTCGCTGGCGGGAATATGGCTTCCCTGCCAGGTTGTCGACCGCCCGCGCGGCTGTTCAAGCTCAGCCGGTTTTCGTGCCCACTCGACCATTCCCGCTTGCCTGTCCGGCCCCTTCGCGGATCGCGCCGAGGAATCGCCGCACCGCGGGATGTTCCCTGGCGTGCGCGGCGACGGCCGCGTGGATGGACCGCACCGGATCCGGACGGCGGACCTTGCGGATGGCGACGCCGGGGTGCGGGGCGCCGAGGCCGAGCTCCGGGATCAGCGCGACACCGAGCCCGGCGGCCACGAACCCTTGTGCCGTCTGGTAATCCTCGGATTCGACGACGTGGTTCGGGGCGAAACCGGCCGCGCCGCAGGCGTCGAGCAGGATGTCGCGGCAGGCGCCGGGGAGACCGTCGACGCCGACCCAAGGATCCTCCGCGAGCTCGGCGAGATCGAGCACGCGTTTGCGGGCGAGCCGGTGGTTCTTCGGCAGGATCGCGCGGTACGGGTCGTCGAGGAGGTGGATGTACTCGACGCCCTTGATCCGGGGAGAGCTGCTGGGGAGCACGATCATCGCGACGTCGGCCTCGCCCGACTCGATCTCGGGCATCGAATCGTCGGGCTCGACCAGTTTCAGGTCAAGGCGGACACCAGGGAAGTCCCGGCGCAGCGCGGCGACGGCCAAGGGCACCAGCGACGCGCCCGCGGTGGCGAAATAGCGGATCGCGAGCCTGCCCGTGCGGCCTTCCTTGAGTTCGGTGAGCGCGGCTTCGGCCTTGGCGAGCTGCGTGCTCAGCGTTTCCGCGTGTTCGGACAGCAGCGAACCGGCGGGCGTCGGGCGCACGCCGCGGCCGACGCGTTCGAGCAGTTCGACGCCGGCTTCCCTTT carries:
- a CDS encoding serine/threonine-protein kinase gives rise to the protein MSSEGSIVGGRYRLDQPIGRGRAGIVWLAFDTRLLRTVAMKRMYLPVGLPPDRAEQAKAVVVQEGKDAAKFEHATAIKVYDVLPDGPDVWLVMEYIPSRGMAAFLAEHGRLTAEQAAGLGIVLGRALAAMHEAGVVHRTVEPGTVLLADDGGVKLTDIGITGGGPSPAYRAPEVARGEPATSASDVFSLGATLYTAVEGVPPFGEDGESSERPPQTAGPLAGALRKMLRAEPDARPTMADTVRSLNAITEGRQTAFIPPTAPAMPTVPASMPIPTQQPSQQPVPQFPQHQPQQYQPPQPQYAPPTQQYAPAPAPAAPAAAKSPDTRKLLITVGAVVAAILIGVLFAELFLI
- a CDS encoding alpha/beta hydrolase, producing MRPLIVLHGSWHQPAHFDDLVERLRRDGVEVTVPDLGGRPIAETTRTVQEIVDKAAEPPVVLAHSFGGLTASGLQGTAHLIYLAAIVSEPGETAQYWIERTREETGREPQQLPLIFDEEGWTHLDLAAVREAMYADCTDAVAERATELLRPEPVTIFDESPEGSAWKDTPTTYVTCTEDRALVPEMVVHFAARCDTTVTWRASHSPYLSRPVELATLVRERL
- a CDS encoding LysR family transcriptional regulator; protein product: MLDVRRMQVLRAVISSGSITAAARNLGYTPSAISQQLSTLEREAGVELLERVGRGVRPTPAGSLLSEHAETLSTQLAKAEAALTELKEGRTGRLAIRYFATAGASLVPLAVAALRRDFPGVRLDLKLVEPDDSMPEIESGEADVAMIVLPSSSPRIKGVEYIHLLDDPYRAILPKNHRLARKRVLDLAELAEDPWVGVDGLPGACRDILLDACGAAGFAPNHVVESEDYQTAQGFVAAGLGVALIPELGLGAPHPGVAIRKVRRPDPVRSIHAAVAAHAREHPAVRRFLGAIREGAGQASGNGRVGTKTG